From one Brachypodium distachyon strain Bd21 chromosome 4, Brachypodium_distachyon_v3.0, whole genome shotgun sequence genomic stretch:
- the LOC104584864 gene encoding uncharacterized protein LOC104584864 isoform X1, which produces MENEVQEDVEDANNVEAKKQTLFNSASPMKVIKVCKLLDRKQRKKIMKVGFGSFLDIKCSKLFPELCKYLMDHFDPDTSALEFPEDERGIIPIIVDTVFEVLGIPKGALPVIYQYDSVSVKYVLDLLQVEDGRQPKISDIETRLTEMGTAEDPFLLLWMLYVVCFLAPTTGVRVSPNCYPSLVNVSQINKLDWCRFTINILIQTAKAKNKNCFKACMPLLMLKYVDSLVTKGIHVEAEGPRICVWTNQMVKAAIAQDTNRDGTFGILPIVWSVFLVVAKSARTITTLDKGVKCPFVQNLKLYISMCNDCTKGLPGVQNL; this is translated from the exons ATGGAGAATGAAGTACAGGAGGATGTTGAGGACGCAAACAATGTTGAAGCTAAAAAACAG ACACTTTTCAATAGTGCATCCCCGATGAAGGTTATCAAGGTGTGCAAGCTCTTGGATAGGAAACAGCGGAAGAAGATAATGAAGGTTGGTTTTGGAAGTTTTCTGGACATCAAGTGTTCGAAGTTATTCCCAGAATTGTGCAAGTATCTGATGGATCACTTCGATCCGGATACTTCTGCACTTGAGTTTCCTGAAGATGAAAGGGGAATCATTCCCATTATTGTGGATACAGTTTTTGAGGTGCTTGGGATACCTAAAGGGGCTTTACCTGTCATTTATCAGTATGACAGTGTTTCAGTTAAATATGTTCTTGACTTGCTGCAAGTGGAAGATGGTAGACAACCGAAAATATCAGATATTGAGACCCGATTGACAGAAATGGGTACTGCTGAAgacccttttcttttgctcTGGATGCTATACGtagtttgttttcttgctcCAACAACTGGTGTTAGAGTTAGTCCGAATTGCTATCCATCACTGGTCAATGTATCTCAAATCAACAAGTTGGATTGGTGTCGCTTTACAATCAACATCCTTATTCAGACTGCGAAGGCCAAGAATAAGAACTGTTTtaaggcatgcatgccattgtTAATG CTCAAGTATGTGGATTCTTTGGTTACCAAAGGCATACATGTTGAAGCTGAGGGTCCTCGAATTTGTGTGTGGACTAACCAAATGGTTAAGGCAGCAATTGCTCAAGATACAAACAGGGATGGCACCTTTGGAATATTACCC attgtgtggagtgtattccttgttgttgcgaagagtgcgagaactatcacaaccttggacaag ggGGTAAAGTGTCCTTTTGTTCAGAATCTGAAGCTGTATATATCAATGTGCAATGACTGTACTAAAGGCCTACCTGGAGTTCAAAATCTGTAA
- the LOC104584864 gene encoding uncharacterized protein LOC104584864 isoform X2 — MENEVQEDVEDANNVEAKKQTLFNSASPMKVIKVCKLLDRKQRKKIMKVGFGSFLDIKCSKLFPELCKYLMDHFDPDTSALEFPEDERGIIPIIVDTVFEVLGIPKGALPVIYQYDSVSVKYVLDLLQVEDGRQPKISDIETRLTEMGTAEDPFLLLWMLYVVCFLAPTTGVRVSPNCYPSLVNVSQINKLDWCRFTINILIQTAKAKNKNCFKACMPLLMLKYVDSLVTKGIHVEAEGPRICVWTNQMVKAAIAQDTNRDGTFGILPGVKCPFVQNLKLYISMCNDCTKGLPGVQNL; from the exons ATGGAGAATGAAGTACAGGAGGATGTTGAGGACGCAAACAATGTTGAAGCTAAAAAACAG ACACTTTTCAATAGTGCATCCCCGATGAAGGTTATCAAGGTGTGCAAGCTCTTGGATAGGAAACAGCGGAAGAAGATAATGAAGGTTGGTTTTGGAAGTTTTCTGGACATCAAGTGTTCGAAGTTATTCCCAGAATTGTGCAAGTATCTGATGGATCACTTCGATCCGGATACTTCTGCACTTGAGTTTCCTGAAGATGAAAGGGGAATCATTCCCATTATTGTGGATACAGTTTTTGAGGTGCTTGGGATACCTAAAGGGGCTTTACCTGTCATTTATCAGTATGACAGTGTTTCAGTTAAATATGTTCTTGACTTGCTGCAAGTGGAAGATGGTAGACAACCGAAAATATCAGATATTGAGACCCGATTGACAGAAATGGGTACTGCTGAAgacccttttcttttgctcTGGATGCTATACGtagtttgttttcttgctcCAACAACTGGTGTTAGAGTTAGTCCGAATTGCTATCCATCACTGGTCAATGTATCTCAAATCAACAAGTTGGATTGGTGTCGCTTTACAATCAACATCCTTATTCAGACTGCGAAGGCCAAGAATAAGAACTGTTTtaaggcatgcatgccattgtTAATG CTCAAGTATGTGGATTCTTTGGTTACCAAAGGCATACATGTTGAAGCTGAGGGTCCTCGAATTTGTGTGTGGACTAACCAAATGGTTAAGGCAGCAATTGCTCAAGATACAAACAGGGATGGCACCTTTGGAATATTACCC ggGGTAAAGTGTCCTTTTGTTCAGAATCTGAAGCTGTATATATCAATGTGCAATGACTGTACTAAAGGCCTACCTGGAGTTCAAAATCTGTAA
- the LOC104584864 gene encoding uncharacterized protein LOC104584864 isoform X3 produces the protein MENEVQEDVEDANNVEAKKQTLFNSASPMKVIKVCKLLDRKQRKKIMKVGFGSFLDIKCSKLFPELCKYLMDHFDPDTSALEFPEDERGIIPIIVDTVFEVLGIPKGALPVIYQYDSVSVKYVLDLLQVEDGRQPKISDIETRLTEMGTAEDPFLLLWMLYVVCFLAPTTGVRVSPNCYPSLVNVSQINKLDWCRFTINILIQTAKAKNKNCFKACMPLLMLKYVDSLVTKGIHVEAEGPRICVWTNQMVKAAIAQDTNRDGTFGILPEAPTTSKMYILLVWVTGLHSNTLSPWC, from the exons ATGGAGAATGAAGTACAGGAGGATGTTGAGGACGCAAACAATGTTGAAGCTAAAAAACAG ACACTTTTCAATAGTGCATCCCCGATGAAGGTTATCAAGGTGTGCAAGCTCTTGGATAGGAAACAGCGGAAGAAGATAATGAAGGTTGGTTTTGGAAGTTTTCTGGACATCAAGTGTTCGAAGTTATTCCCAGAATTGTGCAAGTATCTGATGGATCACTTCGATCCGGATACTTCTGCACTTGAGTTTCCTGAAGATGAAAGGGGAATCATTCCCATTATTGTGGATACAGTTTTTGAGGTGCTTGGGATACCTAAAGGGGCTTTACCTGTCATTTATCAGTATGACAGTGTTTCAGTTAAATATGTTCTTGACTTGCTGCAAGTGGAAGATGGTAGACAACCGAAAATATCAGATATTGAGACCCGATTGACAGAAATGGGTACTGCTGAAgacccttttcttttgctcTGGATGCTATACGtagtttgttttcttgctcCAACAACTGGTGTTAGAGTTAGTCCGAATTGCTATCCATCACTGGTCAATGTATCTCAAATCAACAAGTTGGATTGGTGTCGCTTTACAATCAACATCCTTATTCAGACTGCGAAGGCCAAGAATAAGAACTGTTTtaaggcatgcatgccattgtTAATG CTCAAGTATGTGGATTCTTTGGTTACCAAAGGCATACATGTTGAAGCTGAGGGTCCTCGAATTTGTGTGTGGACTAACCAAATGGTTAAGGCAGCAATTGCTCAAGATACAAACAGGGATGGCACCTTTGGAATATTACCC gaagctccgacgacgagtaagatgtacattctacttgtttgggttacgggcctacattccaacacgctctcaccgtggtgttga
- the LOC104584864 gene encoding uncharacterized protein LOC104584864 isoform X4 gives MENEVQEDVEDANNVEAKKQTLFNSASPMKVIKVCKLLDRKQRKKIMKVGFGSFLDIKCSKLFPELCKYLMDHFDPDTSALEFPEDERGIIPIIVDTVFEVLGIPKGALPVIYQYDSVSVKYVLDLLQVEDGRQPKISDIETRLTEMGTAEDPFLLLWMLYVVCFLAPTTGVRVSPNCYPSLVNVSQINKLDWCRFTINILIQTAKAKNKNCFKACMPLLMLKYVDSLVTKGIHVEAEGPRICVWTNQMVKAAIAQDTNRDGTFGILPDSV, from the exons ATGGAGAATGAAGTACAGGAGGATGTTGAGGACGCAAACAATGTTGAAGCTAAAAAACAG ACACTTTTCAATAGTGCATCCCCGATGAAGGTTATCAAGGTGTGCAAGCTCTTGGATAGGAAACAGCGGAAGAAGATAATGAAGGTTGGTTTTGGAAGTTTTCTGGACATCAAGTGTTCGAAGTTATTCCCAGAATTGTGCAAGTATCTGATGGATCACTTCGATCCGGATACTTCTGCACTTGAGTTTCCTGAAGATGAAAGGGGAATCATTCCCATTATTGTGGATACAGTTTTTGAGGTGCTTGGGATACCTAAAGGGGCTTTACCTGTCATTTATCAGTATGACAGTGTTTCAGTTAAATATGTTCTTGACTTGCTGCAAGTGGAAGATGGTAGACAACCGAAAATATCAGATATTGAGACCCGATTGACAGAAATGGGTACTGCTGAAgacccttttcttttgctcTGGATGCTATACGtagtttgttttcttgctcCAACAACTGGTGTTAGAGTTAGTCCGAATTGCTATCCATCACTGGTCAATGTATCTCAAATCAACAAGTTGGATTGGTGTCGCTTTACAATCAACATCCTTATTCAGACTGCGAAGGCCAAGAATAAGAACTGTTTtaaggcatgcatgccattgtTAATG CTCAAGTATGTGGATTCTTTGGTTACCAAAGGCATACATGTTGAAGCTGAGGGTCCTCGAATTTGTGTGTGGACTAACCAAATGGTTAAGGCAGCAATTGCTCAAGATACAAACAGGGATGGCACCTTTGGAATATTACCC GACTCGGTCTAA
- the LOC100832363 gene encoding uncharacterized protein LOC100832363, with protein sequence MLPSSQMAIQQLTLLLISCSLYSMYSSPSFSTSSSIALLVLVISTFVSLLFSNLRQQIKTSSHKTKPLIPSMEVEAVHQEKSTLPQDEVYVHAPEDLDGSLSGSSDCPVNEEWTDEASVSDDDNDDESLIEISLVDGHYVGQEQHCAWKKEQGLLADFLPDLMLDKRDFMDILSEISEEDNMIEIDIARGSIKCANFSIKA encoded by the coding sequence ATGCTTCCCAGCTCCCAAATGGCCATACAACAACTCACACTCCTACTCATTTCATGTAGCCTTTACAGTATgtattcttctccttctttctcCACATCCTCCTCCATTGCACTGCTGGTGCTTGTTATCTCCACCTTCGTCTCCTTGCTCTTCTCAAACCTCAGACAGCAGATCAAAACCAGTAGCCACAAAACTAAGCCTCTGATCCCTTCCATGGAGGTGGAGGCTGTTCATCAAGAGAAGAGCACTCTGCCACAAGATGAGGTCTACGTGCACGCACCAGAGGATTTGGATGGAAGCCTGTCAGGGTCTTCAGATTGCCCGGTGAACGAAGAATGGACTGATGAAGCCTCGGTGTCTGACGACGACAATGACGACGAGAGCCTTATTGAGATCTCCCTTGTTGATGGGCACTATGTGGGGCAAGAGCAGCATTGTGCCTGGAAGAAGGAGCAGGGCCTCCTCGCCGACTTCCTTCCGGATTTGATGCTTGACAAAAGAGACTTCATGGACATCCTGTCGGAGATCAGCGAGGAGGACAACATGATCGAGATCGACATTGCAAGGGGCTCCATCAAGTGCGCGAATTTCAGCATCAAAGCATGA